In a single window of the Nodularia spumigena CCY9414 genome:
- a CDS encoding four helix bundle protein: MTDFRELQEWEKAHELTIAVYEITKTFPEEELQGLTQQIRLACAAIPIKIAQGCDRDDYEMQLDFLEMARDAVIEVEYYLLLCFELNMLDSSDYDLLISDVVEVKELLASYIDKQSHNFDE, from the coding sequence ATGACAGACTTTAGAGAGCTGCAAGAATGGGAAAAAGCGCACGAACTCACAATTGCAGTCTATGAAATTACTAAAACCTTTCCAGAAGAGGAATTACAGGGGCTAACACAACAAATTCGTTTAGCTTGTGCTGCCATTCCTATTAAAATAGCTCAGGGATGCGATCGCGATGACTATGAAATGCAACTGGATTTTCTGGAAATGGCGCGAGATGCAGTGATAGAGGTGGAATATTACCTGCTGCTTTGCTTTGAGTTGAATATGCTGGACTCGTCTGATTATGATCTTTTAATCAGTGACGTGGTGGAAGTCAAGGAACTGCTAGCATCTTACATTGACAAGCAAAGTCACAATTTTGATGAATAG
- a CDS encoding alpha/beta fold hydrolase — MPKVQVNGIDLFYDIKGQGEPLLLIAGFLCDHSYWSLIMPSLVTQYQVIRVDNRGLGRSSAPDSPYNLQQMANDIAALLDHIGINQVSVVGHSMGGQIAQELVLAQPGRVKSLILLSSLAKGDERFNHVISTWGDLPSSIDLKLYQKVVFPWIFTDEFYSIPGMVEQLIEWAVNYPFTPATHTLYHHSRAILSSDTQDRLHKIHCPTLILVGKEDILTPVKFSEQLAQGIPHAELVVLDRGGHGLLIESSDTVISLMLKFLARL; from the coding sequence ATGCCAAAAGTTCAGGTTAACGGAATTGATTTGTTCTATGACATCAAAGGACAGGGTGAACCTTTATTATTAATTGCTGGTTTCTTATGCGATCACTCCTATTGGTCGTTAATCATGCCATCCCTCGTTACCCAATATCAAGTTATTCGTGTGGATAATCGCGGACTGGGGCGCAGTTCTGCCCCCGATAGTCCTTATAATCTTCAGCAGATGGCTAATGATATAGCGGCATTACTTGACCACATCGGTATCAATCAGGTAAGTGTAGTCGGTCATTCGATGGGTGGTCAAATTGCCCAAGAACTGGTCTTAGCGCAGCCTGGAAGGGTAAAAAGTCTAATTTTGCTTTCTTCCCTAGCTAAGGGTGATGAAAGATTCAATCATGTGATTTCCACATGGGGCGACCTCCCCAGTAGTATAGACCTGAAGCTTTATCAAAAAGTTGTATTTCCCTGGATATTTACTGATGAGTTTTATAGTATTCCAGGGATGGTAGAACAACTAATTGAGTGGGCAGTGAATTATCCCTTTACACCAGCTACACATACACTCTATCATCATAGTCGGGCTATACTCAGCAGTGATACACAAGACCGACTGCATAAAATTCACTGTCCCACGCTGATTTTAGTGGGAAAAGAAGATATTCTCACCCCAGTTAAGTTTTCTGAACAACTAGCTCAAGGTATTCCCCACGCTGAACTGGTAGTGTTAGACCGTGGTGGTCATGGCTTGTTGATTGAGTCCTCGGATACAGTAATTTCCCTCATGCTGAAATTTTTAGCCCGTCTGTGA